In the genome of Fischerella sp. PCC 9605, the window CTAATGAGGAAGATAAACGAATAGAATATTTGAACGAACATTTCCCCATTATTTTTGAAACTGAAGAAGAATCCTAGTAACTTGGGGGAAGGATAGTATCAAGCGCGCTCGCTCACCTTTGGATAAATGGACAACCACCTTGAACAAGCATCAGCCTATCCACTGAAATGGCCTGTATCAACACCTCACACTCCAGAAAGTAGGCGCTCAGAAGCCCGATTTGAGGTGAATTTTACAGTGGCTCGCGATCAGCTTCTCAATGAATTGCGGCTGTTGGGAGCTAAGAATGCGATAATTTCTAGCAACGTTCAATTGCGCCAAGACGGCTTACCCTATGCCAATTTTCGAGAACCGAAAGACCCAGGCGTCGCTGTTTATTTTTCTTTGAACACCTCGCGACAATCCCCTGGTTCATATGATTGAACCGACGGCAAACAATCATCAGCTATTGAGTCGCAATTCCCCCTTCAGGATCATCGGTCTGATCGTCTGGATGGTCTCGTACAACATTGGGGTGCTGCCCGCGATCATGCCTGCGATCGTGCGCGATTTTGACTCAAGCATTGGCTCGATTCAGACTGTTCTAGTGCTGTTTTCGCTCACGACTGCCGCCTTTGCACCCACGACAGAAAATCTCTGCCGCTATTTTGGTCGCACACCAGTCTTCCTGGCTGGACTGGTACTCTATGGAATTGGCATCGGCTTAACGGCTCTGAGTCCTTCGATCGCAATCCTGGCGATCAGTTTTGCTGTACTAACAGGTCTAGCGGCAACGCCCCTCGTCAGCACTCCCTGGACATTCGTAGATCTCATTTACAGAGGCAAATCTGAAGAGCAGGCAACGGTTGGTTTAATTGTGGTGTCTACCCTAGGTAGCTTGATGGGATCGCTGCTCGGAGGTTTCCTCGCATCCAGAATTGGTTGGCGCTGGGCGTTTGTGCCATCGCTGATCGCCTTGATTGGGATCTGGTTTCGGCGGCGATCGCTCCCCAACCTCAGCCTTTACTGTGAGCAGCCGATCGATTGGGTCGGTGGGCTACTGTCGTTCCTGGGACTGGGGATGATTTTGAGCGGTGTGAGTCTGGCAATGGAGTTTGGTTGGTGGGAGCCGAAGCGCGTTTTTTCGATTGGCGGAGTCGTGCTGCCGCCGTTTCCCCTGTCGATCGTGCCGCCTCTGATTGCGGCGGGCTTGATTCTGCTTGGATTTTTTGGCTTTTGGCAGCGGCGGCAAGCAAGAAAAGGCGAAGCTTCGATTTTAAGGGCAGGACTGCTGCGGAAGCCAGGATTTGTACTGGGAATGCTGGCGGCGATGCTGCATACGCTGATCATTGCTGGGGTACAGTTTAATCTATTTCAGTATGTCCCACTAGCGCTGGCACTCGACCCTTACCGGACAGCGCTGACCATTATGCCCTTGAACATCACGAAAATTCTAGTGGTGATAGGGTCACTCAAACTGCTCAAGTTAGGGAGCGATCGCAATGGAGACACAGTATTTCAGCGGTTATCACCGAAATTGATCGTGTTTATCGGACTAGCGCTTCTAGCTATTGGAATCTTGATGTTCTATCGCAGTCTCACGCTTCAAGTGTCCTCGATCGATTTACTACCAGGGCTGTTGGTCATGGGCATTGGCTCAGGTTTATTTTCCCCTTATGTCAGTCGATTAACTTACTCAGCAGCAGAAAATGGCAGAGTCGAAGGAACAGGAATCTACAACCCAGTGCAGAATTTAGGCAGTTCGTTGGGTAAAGCCATTCTAGGGACAGCGTTGATCTTTTATACTTCACGGGATATTGTGGACGGTGTTTTACAGCAGATAGGGCAGACTGTCACTCCCACGAATCGCATCCGATTGATTGCCACGCTGCAAGAAATGATTCAAACGATGTCTCGGCGAGAAGTAAGTGCAGAGGTAGTCAACCAGGTGCCACCATCGGTCGTGCCTTTTCTGCGCCAGATTAGTCAGGAAGCTACGACTTCAGGACTGCGAACTTCTCTGCTGCTGGCGCTGCTGCTCACCGGACTTTGTTTTCTACTTGCAACCACCCTCCCCAAATATCCATCACGCCCCGTCGAGGAGAATTTCTAAGCCTATCTGTACATTTCCCACGAGATGTGCAACGCCGTAAGTAAATAAAGGTAAAGAGAGTAAAAAAAGGGACTATCCGACCGAGAGAATACGGAGGATTAGCCCAAGGCGAGTCAGAAGCGTTGTCAGTAGAGATAATGAACTCAGATTGGTTCAAACTCTCTGCCGCACAGAGAAGAGGCATGGGGGCA includes:
- a CDS encoding MFS transporter; this encodes MIEPTANNHQLLSRNSPFRIIGLIVWMVSYNIGVLPAIMPAIVRDFDSSIGSIQTVLVLFSLTTAAFAPTTENLCRYFGRTPVFLAGLVLYGIGIGLTALSPSIAILAISFAVLTGLAATPLVSTPWTFVDLIYRGKSEEQATVGLIVVSTLGSLMGSLLGGFLASRIGWRWAFVPSLIALIGIWFRRRSLPNLSLYCEQPIDWVGGLLSFLGLGMILSGVSLAMEFGWWEPKRVFSIGGVVLPPFPLSIVPPLIAAGLILLGFFGFWQRRQARKGEASILRAGLLRKPGFVLGMLAAMLHTLIIAGVQFNLFQYVPLALALDPYRTALTIMPLNITKILVVIGSLKLLKLGSDRNGDTVFQRLSPKLIVFIGLALLAIGILMFYRSLTLQVSSIDLLPGLLVMGIGSGLFSPYVSRLTYSAAENGRVEGTGIYNPVQNLGSSLGKAILGTALIFYTSRDIVDGVLQQIGQTVTPTNRIRLIATLQEMIQTMSRREVSAEVVNQVPPSVVPFLRQISQEATTSGLRTSLLLALLLTGLCFLLATTLPKYPSRPVEENF